From the genome of Neisseria sp. oral taxon 014 str. F0314:
TGGGCGTCGGCACTTGGCTTTCGTTCGGCCTGGTGGCCGCGCTGGTGTGGGTGTCGGCAGACCGTCTGAACGCGCGCGGCCGGACGGCGGCGGTACGCGGCCAGTGGGCGGCTTCGCTGTTGTCGGTGGTGCTGTTGGGCTATCTGTTCGCCTCACTGCCGCTGGCCAGCCCGCTGGTGAATGCGCTGGCGATTCCGTGGTTTTCGTGGGTGCTGACCCCGCTGGCGCTGCTCGGTTCGGTATTGCCGTTCGCACCGTTGCAGTGGACGGCGGCGGCATTGGCGGAATATACGTTGCGGCTGCTTGTGTTTCTGGCCGGACACGCGCCCGAAGCGGCTGTTGCCGCCGCGCCCCTGCCTCTGGCGGTATTGGCCGCGGTTGCCGCGCTGCTGGCGCTGCTGCCGCGCGGTACCGGTTTGAGGCCGTTCGCGTGGCTGGTGCTGGCGGGCTTTACGTTTTACCGTCCCGCAGCGGTTGCCGAAGGCCGTCTGAAAGCGGTGGTGATGGATGCGGGGCAGGGGCTTTCGGTGCTGGTGCGGACGAAGGAACACGATTTGTTGTTTGACACGGGCACGGCGCAGGCCGCGGCGGCGGGCATCGTACCCAGCCTGAACGCCTTGGGCGTGCGCCGTCTGGACAGGCTCATCCTGTCGCACCACGATAACGACCACGACGGCGGCTTCCAAGCCGTTACCGACGGCAGGACGGTGGCGCGGATAACGGCGGGGCAGCCCGAATTTTACCCGCAGGCGGAACCCTGCCGCGAAACGCAGTGGCAGTGGGACAGCGTGCGGTTCGAGCTGCTGAGGCCGTCTGAAAACGCGCAGGGCCTGGAAGACAACGACCGAAGCTGCGTCCTGCGGGTGGTGGCGGGCGGCGACGCGCTTTTGGTAACGGGCAATTTGGGGCGGCGCGGCGAGGCGGAACTGGTCGGGAAATACGGCGGCGCGTTGTACAGTCAGGTTTTGGTGCTGGGGCACCACGGCAGCGACACCGCCTCGTCGGGCCTGTTCCTGCACGCCGTGTCGCCGCAATATGCCGTTGCCTCCAGCGGCTACGCCAATGCCTACAAACATCCGGCCGCCGCAGTGCAGGCGCGGGTGAAGGCGCACGGCATCACCCTGCTGCGTACCGATTTGTCGGGCGCGCTGTTGTTCGAACTGGGCGACGGCAACGTATACCGAGGCCGTCTGAAAACATGGAAGCCTTATTGGCAGAAAAAGCCGTTTGACGGTTAGGCCGCGCGGCGTTTCGACTTGGCGCGCCGACGGCGGTAAGGTATATTACGGCACCGCGGCGGGACACCCCGTACCGCCCGTCAAGCAGAATCAGGATTTATGACATCATTCGGAAAAGAAACATTCGGCAGCCTTCTGTCCGCCCTGCGTCCCGCCATCCTGCGCTTCGCCGCCGTCCAACTGCGCGACGAAGCGCTGGCCGAAGACATCGTGCAGGAAACGCTTGCCGCCGCATGGGACAAACAGCGGCAGTTCCGCGGGGAAGCGGGCCTGAAAACATGGGTGATGGCCATCCTGAAAAACAAAATCACCGACCATTTCCGCCGCAGCAGGCACAGCGGCATCAGTCTGGAAGGCCTGCAACGGGAAAATGAGGCCATAGACGAAGCGTGGCGCGCCTGTTTCGATGCCGACGGCCACTGGCTCGATTCCGCCTCGCCCGCGCAGTGGCGGCCGCCGGAAGACTACGCCGAGCAGCAGGACTTTTTCCGCACGCTGGAAAACTGCCTGGGCGGCCTGCCCGAAGACACCGCCCGCATTTTTTACCTGCGCGAAATCATGGGCATGGAGGTGGACGAAATATGCGGCCGGTTCGACATCAGCAAAGACAACTGCTACGTCATCCTGCACCGCGCCCGCAACGGCCTGCGCCGCTGCCTGCAACTGCGCTGGTTTGATTCGGACGCCTGAGGAGGAAAAAACATGCTCAAATGCCGCGAAGCCTGCAAACTGCTTTCCGAAGCGCAAGACAGGAAACTGACCCCGCGCGAACGCCTTTCGCTCAAACTGCACCTGTTTGTCTGCATCCATTGCCGCCGCTACCGCAAACAGCTCGCCTTTTTGCGCGCGAACCTGAAGAAGTGGCAGCAGAAACTGCCCTGATGCCGTTTTATTTGCGGCGGCAGAACGGAAATGGCCGGCCTTTCGTTTTCAGACGGCCTTTGCAATTTTGAGGCCGTCTGAAATTCCGCATGGCGTTCGGCGGCTGCCGAGGGCGGCCTTATCGGACCGCCGTTCCCTTTTACCGAAGGGGGCGGCGGTCCGTTTGTTTCAGGCCGCCCCCGCCGCCGCCCGTTTTTCCAACGGCTGCGTTTTCCTATATACTGAACCTGTCCCGCCCGAGACGGGCGCAATCATTGTTGACTAACGGAGACAACCTATGTTGAAAAAAATACTGGCCGTGCTGACGGTGTTCTCTTCCCTGTTCGTATTGAGCGGCTGCGGCTACAACACCATGCAGGAGCAGGACGAGGCGGCCAATGCCGCGTGGTCGGAAGTGCTGAACCAATACCAGCGCCGCGCCGACCTGATACCGAATCTGGTCAATACGGTCAAAGGCTATGCCAAGCACGAAGACGAAGTGCTGACCAAGGTAACGGAAGCGCGCAGCAAAGTCGGCAGCATCCAAATGACGGCGGAAGACGCGACCGACCCCGAGAAACTCAAGCGGTTCCAGCAGGCGCAGGGCGAACTGAGCAGCGCGTTGTCCCGTTTGCTGGTGGTGTCGGAAAATTACCCGCAGTTGAAAGCCGACCAGAGTTTCCGCGATTTGCAGGCGCAGCTCGAAGGCACGGAAAACCGCATTACGCTGGCGCGCAACAACTACATCAAATCCGTGCAGACCTATAACACGACCATCCGCCGGTTTCCGGATAACCTGACCGCCAAAATGTTCGGCCTGAAACAGCGTGCGAACTTCAGCGTCGAAAACGAATCGGCAGTGTCCACCGCGCCCAAAGTATCGTTCTGATACGGCGCAGAGGCCGTCTGAAAAAGTTTCAGACGGCCTCAAACGACAGAGGGAGAAGCCATCATGCTGCTACCTGCAATACAAAGGCTGGGTGCATTTCTGGCCGTGCTGTTTGCCTGCGTGCGGCTGTTTGCCGCCGACCTGACCCCCGTCCCAAAACTGACCGATCCGGTAATGGATACCGCGCAGATGTTGCAGCCCGAAGAACGCGAAGAGCTGAACGGGCACCTGCTGCAATACAGCCGTGAGAAAGGCAGCCAGATTGCCGTGCTGACCGTGCCGGCCATCAGTCCGGAAACACCGTTCGACTACTCGGCGCGGGTGATGGAGGAATGGAAGCTGGGCCGCAAAGACGTCAGCGACGGCGTTTTGCTGCTGCTGGTGCGCGACGAGCGCAAAACCCATCTGGCGGTGGGGCGCGGCCTGGAGGGTGCGATTCCCGACGTGTACGCCAAACGGATACTGCAAGACGTGCTCAGCCCCTACCTGCGCGAGGGCAAGACCGGCGAAGGCGTGGCGGCGGCGGTGGCCCAGATTGAAAAACTGATTGCCGGCGAAAAACTGCCCGAAGCCTCGACGCAATCCGATGCCGCGGATGACAGAATGGGCAATTTGTTGGTGTTGCTGGTTGTATTGTTTTTCATCGGCGCATTTTTAAAAATGTGTTTCGGTCCCACAATCGGCAGCCTGCTGACCGGTTCGTCGTCTTTCGGTGCGGCCTTGATGCTGGGTTTGGGCGTACAGGCCGGCCTTGTCGCCGGACTGATTATGACGGTGCTTGCGCTGATCGGTTTCAGCGGTCTTTTTAAGATCGCGGAGATTTTCATTTCGGACGGCGGAGGCGATGGCGGCGGCTGGCACAGCGGAGGAGGAGGCGGTGGCTGGCATGGCGGCGGAGGCGGCGGTTTCAGTGGCGGTGGCGGCAGCTTCGGCGGCGGCGGTGCATCAGGAGGTTGGTAATGGAACAAAACAGATTCAAACGCCTGTGGCGGCACTGGCTGAGCCCCCGCCGCAGGGTGGAGCGGCACTTTCCTACATCGGATTTGCAACGCCTCAGTCGTGAAATCGGCGCTTCGGAACAAAATCATCGGGGGCAGGTGCGTTTCGTCATCGAGTCGCACTATCCCGCTTCGGCCATATGGAACAGGGTGGGACCGCGCACCCGCGCCCTGCAATGGTTCGGCGAATTGGGCGTGTGGGATACCGAGGAAAACAGCGGCGTGCTGGTGTATGTGTCGTTTGCCGACCGCGTTATCGAAATCGTAGCCGACCGCGGTATCGCCGCCAAAATCGATCAGTCGCGCTGGCAGGACATCTGCGACACGATGCGGCGGCATTTCCTGAACGGCGATTATGTGAACGGGCTGGAGCAGGGATTGCGGGAAACGGACAGGCTGCTGGTGCAGCATTTCCCGCGTTTTCAGACGGCCTCAACCGACGAGCTGCCGAACGACGTGGTGTTGAAATAGCGTTCCGCGGCCGTCTGAAAATTTCCCCCGCCCATTTTTCAGACGGCCTCGACGCCCGAATAAAAACGCCTGCCGGAAAACGGTTTTCCGGCAGGCGTTTTGCTTTTTCCGCTTAACGGGCGGCCTTCAGAATCCGCCGTGCGAAAACCGTCATGCCGAGCAGGAAGCCGGCCAAGCCGAGCCATGAGGCGGCGGTGTCCCAGTTTTTCAAACCGAGGGCCAGCGGCGCGTCGGAACCGCCGTTGGTAACGGAAACGGCGATAACGAAGGCCATCGCCACACCAATCAGGCTTTCGCCGACAATCAGGCCGGCGGCAAACAGCGTGCCGGTGCGGTCGGCGCGTTTCAGGCTGTTTTCGGCATCGCCCGAGCGGGTGCGGATGCGGGATTTCAGCCATGCGGCAAGGAACGCGCCGACGACAATCGGCATATTGACCGACGGCGGCAGGTAGATGCCCATGCCCACCGCCAGCACGGGCAGCGCCAGCCGGTTGCCGGAACTTTTCTTCAGTATGAAATCGACGATAATCAGCGCCACGCCGATGCCGACGCCGGTGAAGATGTAATTCCATTGCAGGTTGTGCGCGAAAATGCCCTGCGTGATGGTAGTCATCAAAGTCGCTTGCGGCGCGGCCAGCGCCTGCGATGCATCCATCCCCGCGCGCGGCATGGCGCCGGTGAAGCCGTAGGCTTCGTACAGCAGTTCCAGCACGGGCGAAACCACAATCGCACCGGCGACGCAGCCGATAATCAGCGCAATCTGCTGCAAACGCGGCGTGGCCTTAACCAGATAGCCGGTTTTCAAGTCTTGCAGGTTGTCGTTGGAAATCGAAGCCACGCAGATGACCGCCGAACCGCAAAACAGCGTCAGCGCCAGCATAAACTGACGGTTGCCCTCGTCGGCAAACAGTCCCGACGATTCGCCGACCGCCAGCAGCACCAGCGAAATCACCACAATCGATACGATGCCGATGCCCGAAATCGGGCTGGCGGACGAACCGACCAAACCCGCCATATAGCCGCAGGCCGCCGCCACCAGGAAGCCGATAACCGAAGTCAGCAGCGTGCACACCACCACCAGCGTCCAAGCGATGCCCGCGGACATTTGTGCCGCCGCGATAAAGTGGTAGAAGCTGAAACCCAGCAGCAGCATCATGCCCAACACAATCAGAATCATGGACTTGGGCGACAAATCCTGTTCCGTGCGCTCGGCGGAAGCGGTCATGTCCATGTCGGACGGTTGCGGAATGATGTTGGAAAAATACGGCACGGCGCCGCCCCAGGCGATAAAGATGCCGACCAGAATGGCGATGCCGCCGGTCAGTCCGACCAGATAACCCGCGCCGAGCAGGGCCAGCGAAAAGCCCATCGGCAGTTGGAAAATGGCATTGCCCGCTTTGAACCAGTAGCTGGCGCTGTCGGAAATCACGCGTAAGCCGCCGGACAGGAAGCTCATCAGTCCGGCCAGCAGCCCGCCCGACAGGATTTCGCGCACGCCGCTGTCGCCGCTTTGTCCTTGTTCCGCGTCTTCATGTTCGCCGCTGCCGACTTTCAGGATTTCCGCCGCCGCGACGCCTTCGGGGTAGGGCAGGCTGCTTTTCACCACCATCGCGTAACGCAGCGGTACGGTGAAAATCACTCCCAAGATGCCGCCCGATACGCACAGCAGCGTGGTCTGCCAAAACGGAAAACCGTTCCAGTAGCCCGCCATCAGCAGTCCGGGCAGCACGAAGATAATCGTTGAAAGCGTGCCTGCCGCCGAAGCCTGCGTCTGCACCATATTGTTTTCCAGAATATTGCTGCCCTTGAAGAATTTTAAAACCGCCATCGAAATCACTGCGGCCGGAATCGACGTGGCGAAAGTCAGGCCGACTTTAAGGCCGAGATATACGTTGGATGCGGTAAACACCACCGTAATCAGCGCGCCCAAAATCATGCCGCGCAACGTCAGCTCGCGCCAGCCCGCGTAGGGGTCTCTGGTGTGGAGTTGTGGCATGGTTGTCCTTTCGTTAGTTGGATGGATAAACAGATATTGTTGCCTGAACGGGCAAATGTCAAGGAAAGTAAGGATGCGGCAGGGAAGGGCGGCTGCCTTGAAAACGGGCGGAGGCCGTCTGAAAATCACCGACGGTTTTTTCAGACGGCCTCTTGAGCTTTTCGGACGGCTACGGCAGCAGTTTGCCCGGATTCATAATATTGTACGGGTCGAGATGGGCTTTCACCGCGCGCATCAACGCCAGTTCGGACTCGGTGCGCACCCGCGGCAGCCAGTGTTTTTTAATGGTGCCGATGCCGTGTTCGGCGGCGATGGTGCCGTTGTCCTGCAAAACGTTTTCGTAAACGATGGTGTTGATGATGTCTTCGTATTCGTAAACGTCGTTGCTCATGATTTCGGGCAGGAAGGTGTTGTAGTGCAGGCTGCCGTCGCCCAG
Proteins encoded in this window:
- a CDS encoding DNA internalization-related competence protein ComEC/Rec2 codes for the protein MLRYALPCWVAGVVLSFALPSVPHWAGWAAAFLCAAAAAWKFRPAAGLLFLLAGAAYGVWRTEAALQRQWPLDGSGTAQLVVEVADMPRRDGRRVQFTGNAQDGRGGRFTLLLSDYRLRDWPVGSRWRVSARVRPVVGEVNLRGLNREAWALSNGIGGIGSVGRERVRLEAGGGGIAVWRDAVSRRWQGVQTGGHDFSDGLGLMRALSIGEQSALRPELWQAFRPLGLTHLVSISGLHVTMVAVLFGWLVRLSLRRLPLVPSKPRLWVLAGGLAGALLYAVLAGFSVPTQRSVLMLAVFAWAWWRGSGASGWDGWWQALAAVLLFDPSAVLGVGTWLSFGLVAALVWVSADRLNARGRTAAVRGQWAASLLSVVLLGYLFASLPLASPLVNALAIPWFSWVLTPLALLGSVLPFAPLQWTAAALAEYTLRLLVFLAGHAPEAAVAAAPLPLAVLAAVAALLALLPRGTGLRPFAWLVLAGFTFYRPAAVAEGRLKAVVMDAGQGLSVLVRTKEHDLLFDTGTAQAAAAGIVPSLNALGVRRLDRLILSHHDNDHDGGFQAVTDGRTVARITAGQPEFYPQAEPCRETQWQWDSVRFELLRPSENAQGLEDNDRSCVLRVVAGGDALLVTGNLGRRGEAELVGKYGGALYSQVLVLGHHGSDTASSGLFLHAVSPQYAVASSGYANAYKHPAAAVQARVKAHGITLLRTDLSGALLFELGDGNVYRGRLKTWKPYWQKKPFDG
- a CDS encoding sigma-70 family RNA polymerase sigma factor, producing the protein MTSFGKETFGSLLSALRPAILRFAAVQLRDEALAEDIVQETLAAAWDKQRQFRGEAGLKTWVMAILKNKITDHFRRSRHSGISLEGLQRENEAIDEAWRACFDADGHWLDSASPAQWRPPEDYAEQQDFFRTLENCLGGLPEDTARIFYLREIMGMEVDEICGRFDISKDNCYVILHRARNGLRRCLQLRWFDSDA
- a CDS encoding zf-HC2 domain-containing protein, giving the protein MLKCREACKLLSEAQDRKLTPRERLSLKLHLFVCIHCRRYRKQLAFLRANLKKWQQKLP
- a CDS encoding LemA family protein: MLKKILAVLTVFSSLFVLSGCGYNTMQEQDEAANAAWSEVLNQYQRRADLIPNLVNTVKGYAKHEDEVLTKVTEARSKVGSIQMTAEDATDPEKLKRFQQAQGELSSALSRLLVVSENYPQLKADQSFRDLQAQLEGTENRITLARNNYIKSVQTYNTTIRRFPDNLTAKMFGLKQRANFSVENESAVSTAPKVSF
- a CDS encoding TPM domain-containing protein; the encoded protein is MLLPAIQRLGAFLAVLFACVRLFAADLTPVPKLTDPVMDTAQMLQPEEREELNGHLLQYSREKGSQIAVLTVPAISPETPFDYSARVMEEWKLGRKDVSDGVLLLLVRDERKTHLAVGRGLEGAIPDVYAKRILQDVLSPYLREGKTGEGVAAAVAQIEKLIAGEKLPEASTQSDAADDRMGNLLVLLVVLFFIGAFLKMCFGPTIGSLLTGSSSFGAALMLGLGVQAGLVAGLIMTVLALIGFSGLFKIAEIFISDGGGDGGGWHSGGGGGGWHGGGGGGFSGGGGSFGGGGASGGW
- a CDS encoding TPM domain-containing protein; its protein translation is MEQNRFKRLWRHWLSPRRRVERHFPTSDLQRLSREIGASEQNHRGQVRFVIESHYPASAIWNRVGPRTRALQWFGELGVWDTEENSGVLVYVSFADRVIEIVADRGIAAKIDQSRWQDICDTMRRHFLNGDYVNGLEQGLRETDRLLVQHFPRFQTASTDELPNDVVLK
- a CDS encoding oligopeptide transporter, OPT family; translated protein: MPQLHTRDPYAGWRELTLRGMILGALITVVFTASNVYLGLKVGLTFATSIPAAVISMAVLKFFKGSNILENNMVQTQASAAGTLSTIIFVLPGLLMAGYWNGFPFWQTTLLCVSGGILGVIFTVPLRYAMVVKSSLPYPEGVAAAEILKVGSGEHEDAEQGQSGDSGVREILSGGLLAGLMSFLSGGLRVISDSASYWFKAGNAIFQLPMGFSLALLGAGYLVGLTGGIAILVGIFIAWGGAVPYFSNIIPQPSDMDMTASAERTEQDLSPKSMILIVLGMMLLLGFSFYHFIAAAQMSAGIAWTLVVVCTLLTSVIGFLVAAACGYMAGLVGSSASPISGIGIVSIVVISLVLLAVGESSGLFADEGNRQFMLALTLFCGSAVICVASISNDNLQDLKTGYLVKATPRLQQIALIIGCVAGAIVVSPVLELLYEAYGFTGAMPRAGMDASQALAAPQATLMTTITQGIFAHNLQWNYIFTGVGIGVALIIVDFILKKSSGNRLALPVLAVGMGIYLPPSVNMPIVVGAFLAAWLKSRIRTRSGDAENSLKRADRTGTLFAAGLIVGESLIGVAMAFVIAVSVTNGGSDAPLALGLKNWDTAASWLGLAGFLLGMTVFARRILKAAR